From Microbacterium sp. CGR2:
GATGCAGAGCGTGCACTCGACTTCGCGCGGACCAAGGCGCGATCGATGGGCAGACTCGACAACGACACGGCCTTGCGGCGCCTCGTCGGTCAGCTGGCTCGACGGGGCTACAACGGTGGGGTCGCGATGAACGCGGCCAAAACGGCGCTTCGTGAGATCGGATCCGGCGGATCACCCTCCGGAGTTCGGTTCGTCGATTCTGACTGAGCCACTCGGCGTCCGCATCCGCAAGCGCTCGTAGAATGGGGTGATCATGACTATCCCGCGCAGTGAACCGACGATCATCAGTGCGTCCTCGGCGGCAATCGACATCGACGGCCGACAGCGATCCTACGAAGTGCGAACCTTCGGGTGCCAGATGAACGTTCACGACTCTGAGCGTCTGTCCGGCTCGCTCGAAAGCGCCGGCTACATCCGTGCTTCCGCGGGTGACGAAGCCGATGTCGTGATCATCAACACGTGCGCGGTACGCGACAATGCGGCGGGCAAGCTCTACGGCACGCTCGGGCACCTCGCGTCGGTGAAACGCCGCAAAGAGGGTATGCAGATCGCCGTCGGTGGCTGCCTCGCGCAGATGGACAAGCAGGCGGTGCTCGACAAAGCGCCGTGGGTCGATGTGGTCTTCGGGACGCACAACATGGGTTCACTCCCCGGACTTCTCGAGCGGGCGCGCCACAACGGCGACGCCGAACTGGAGATCCTCGAGTCGCTCGAGGTCTTCCCCTCGACGCTGCCGACCAAGCGCGACTCCGCGCACAGCGGGTGGGTGTCGATCTCGGTGGGGTGCAACAACACCTGCACTTTCTGCATCGTGCCGAGCCTGCGGGGCAAGGAGAAGGATCGTCGCCCCGGTGACATCCTGAACGAGCTCCGACTGCTGGTCGACGACGGTGCGATCGAGGTCACCCTGCTCGGGCAGAATGTGAACTCCTACGGTGTCGAGTTCGGAGACCGTCATGCATTCGGGAAGCTGCTCCGCGCTGCGGGCGAGATCGACGGTCTGGAGCGCATCCGTTTCACCAGCCCGCACCCCGCGGCGTTCACCGACGACGTGATCGACGCCATGGCGGAGACCCCGAGCGTGATGCCGCAGCTGCACATGCCGCTCCAGTCCGGAAGCGATCGCATCCTCAAAGCGATGCGGCGCTCCTACCGGAGCGAGCGATTCCTCGGCATCCTCGACCGAGTGCGCGAGCGAATGCCGCACGCCGCGATCACCACCGACATCATCGTGGGCTTCCCCGGTGAGACCGAGGAAGACTTCGAAGACACCATGCGCGTGGTCGAAGAGGCGCGCTTCGCCGGAGCATTCACGTTCCAGTACTCGATCCGCGAAGGCACGCCCGCCGCGACCATGGAAGACCAGGTGCCGAAAGAGATCGTTCAGGCGCGTTACAACCGCCTGATCGCTCTGCAGGAGCGCATCTCGCTGGAGGAGAACCAGAAGCAGATCGGCCGCGAGGTCGAGGTGCTCGTGTCGACGGCAGAGGGCAAGAAGGATGCAGCCACACATCGCCTCACCGGGCGAGCGGAAGACAACAGACTGGTGCACTTCGAAGTCACGGCGGGCTCTGAACTCCCGCGCCCCGGCGATGTCGTCACCGTGACCGTCACGCACGCGGCGCCGTTCCATCTGCTCGCCGACGATCCCACCGGGGCTCCGCTGCGCATTCGACGCACCCGAGGTGGAGATGCGTGGGACCGCAGCCAAGCCGAGTCGTGTGCGGTGCCTGCGCCGAGTAGTGACGGCGGTCCGAGGGCCGTATCTCTCGGCCTCCCGACGTTGCGCGTCGGAGTGTGACCGAAGGACCGCGCCTCTGGGCGATCGTCGGCGCGACGGGCACGGGAAAGAGCGATCTCGCTCTGAATCTGGCCGAGATTCTGCGTGAGCGCGGCAACCCCGCGGAGATCGTGAATGCCGATGCCATGCAGCTCTACCGCGGCATGGACACCGGGACGGCGAAGGTCCCCCCTGCGGAACGTCGCGGAATTCCCCATCATCTCTTCGACGTCCGCGAGGTCGACCAGGAAGCCGCGGTCGCCTGGTACCAGCCGCTGGCCCGCGCGGCCATCGCCGGGATCCACGAGCGAGGCGGCGACGCCATCCTGGTGGGTGGGTCAGGTCTCTACGTGTCGAGTGTCGTGTACGAGTTCCATTTTCCTCCGCGCGATCCTGCCGTCCGTGAGCGCCTCGAAAGCGAACTCGCCGCTGACGGGCTTGCGGCGCTGCTTGCGCGGCTTCGAGTGCTCGACCCCGCCACGGCGGCCCGCGTTGACCCGCACAATGACCGCCGCGTCATCCGCGCTCTGGAGGTGCTCGAACAGGGCGGTGTCACGCATGGCGCGGTCCTTCCCGAGCGGCCCGAGCTGTGGCATCGGCCGACCAGGGTGATCGGTCTGAGCATTGATCGTCCGGCTCTCGTGGAGCGGCTCGATGCCAGGGTCCAGCAGATGTGGGGCGACGGGCTCGTCGACGAGGCGCTCGCGTTGCGGGAACGGGGACTCGAGCGCGGCACCACCGCACAGCGGGCCATCGGGTACTCCCAAGCGTTGAAGCAGGTCGACGGCGAATTGACGCAGGAGCAGGCGATCGCCGAGACCCAGGCTCTGACGCGACGGTACGCGCGACGCCAGGTATCGTGGTTCAAGCGATACGCAGAGATCGAGTGGAAGCCGGCGCCGGTCGCCGCCGAACGGCTCGTCGAAAACTGAGTCGACCGATGTCGGTGGCCGGTGAGACGCTGAATCGATGACGACTCACTTCTACACCGCCTCCAGCCTCGACGGGTTCATCGCCACCGAGGAGCACTCCCTCGACTGGCTGCTGAAGCAGGACATCGATCCTGACGGGCCGATGGCCTACCAGGTGTTCGAGAAGACAATCGGTGCCCTCGCCATGGGCGCTTCGACATTCGAATGGGTCATGCGTCACGAAGAGGGGCGGTGGGGATATACGCAACCCACGTGGGTGTTCACCCATCGCGATCTCGACGTCCCGGACGGCGCCGACATCCGTCTGACGCAGCTC
This genomic window contains:
- the miaA gene encoding tRNA (adenosine(37)-N6)-dimethylallyltransferase MiaA, whose product is MTEGPRLWAIVGATGTGKSDLALNLAEILRERGNPAEIVNADAMQLYRGMDTGTAKVPPAERRGIPHHLFDVREVDQEAAVAWYQPLARAAIAGIHERGGDAILVGGSGLYVSSVVYEFHFPPRDPAVRERLESELAADGLAALLARLRVLDPATAARVDPHNDRRVIRALEVLEQGGVTHGAVLPERPELWHRPTRVIGLSIDRPALVERLDARVQQMWGDGLVDEALALRERGLERGTTAQRAIGYSQALKQVDGELTQEQAIAETQALTRRYARRQVSWFKRYAEIEWKPAPVAAERLVEN
- a CDS encoding dihydrofolate reductase family protein codes for the protein MTTHFYTASSLDGFIATEEHSLDWLLKQDIDPDGPMAYQVFEKTIGALAMGASTFEWVMRHEEGRWGYTQPTWVFTHRDLDVPDGADIRLTQLDVHTVHGEMLEAAGDSDLWVVGGGDLAGQFADAGLLDEVWVQYAPVTLGSGAPLLPRSLDLELIEVARNRSFMCGRYRVISGRS
- the miaB gene encoding tRNA (N6-isopentenyl adenosine(37)-C2)-methylthiotransferase MiaB; this translates as MTIPRSEPTIISASSAAIDIDGRQRSYEVRTFGCQMNVHDSERLSGSLESAGYIRASAGDEADVVIINTCAVRDNAAGKLYGTLGHLASVKRRKEGMQIAVGGCLAQMDKQAVLDKAPWVDVVFGTHNMGSLPGLLERARHNGDAELEILESLEVFPSTLPTKRDSAHSGWVSISVGCNNTCTFCIVPSLRGKEKDRRPGDILNELRLLVDDGAIEVTLLGQNVNSYGVEFGDRHAFGKLLRAAGEIDGLERIRFTSPHPAAFTDDVIDAMAETPSVMPQLHMPLQSGSDRILKAMRRSYRSERFLGILDRVRERMPHAAITTDIIVGFPGETEEDFEDTMRVVEEARFAGAFTFQYSIREGTPAATMEDQVPKEIVQARYNRLIALQERISLEENQKQIGREVEVLVSTAEGKKDAATHRLTGRAEDNRLVHFEVTAGSELPRPGDVVTVTVTHAAPFHLLADDPTGAPLRIRRTRGGDAWDRSQAESCAVPAPSSDGGPRAVSLGLPTLRVGV